Below is a window of Candidatus Binatia bacterium DNA.
CGGCTGCAGGTGGTTCATCTCGGCTACGTTCTTTCCACCATGAGCAAGCTGCAGAGCCAGCTCGAACAGGAAAATCGCGAGCTCAAGGTGGAGCTGGCGACGCTGACTTCGCCGGGGCGGCTCGAAGCGATGGCCCGCGCGAGATTGGGAATGACCGAGCCTCAGCGGGGTCAGGTGGTGGTTCTGCCGTGAGACGCTCGTTCGCGGGAGCCAAATTCCGCCTTGGGCTCGCGGGCGGATTCTTTTTGCTGATATTTTTGACGATCGCGCTGCGCGCGGTCCAGCTCCAGATCATCGAGGGAGAAAAGCTCAAGCAACTGGGCGAGAGACAACATCTCAAAGAATGGATCGTGCTTCCCAGACGGGGCACGATTCTTGATCGCTCGGGAGAGCCCCTGGCGCTGAGTTTGGAGGGCAAATCGGTTTATGCCCGTCCTCATCGCATCAAGGACCGGCACGCCGTAGGCAGCAGCCTCGCGCAAGCGCTGGCGCTCGACGCGGCGGAGGTGATCGCGAAGCTCGCTACGGATAAGCCGTTCGTGTGGATCAAGCGCCAGGTCGCGCCCAAGCAAGCCGAGCGGGTTCAAGCCCTCAATCTCGAAGGCGTGGGAATTTACGACGAGCCCAACCGCTATTATCCACAAGGCCAGCTTGCGGGACAGGCGATCGGATTTGTCGGCCGGGATTCGCAGGGGCTGGAAGGCGTCG
It encodes the following:
- a CDS encoding cell division protein FtsL, which translates into the protein MAIALSKKIWGLGLPKRRQAEPARVFRRRRLLLPAVLGVGLVAMALLHVWLRLQVVHLGYVLSTMSKLQSQLEQENRELKVELATLTSPGRLEAMARARLGMTEPQRGQVVVLP